A genomic segment from Roseofilum reptotaenium CS-1145 encodes:
- the hypE gene encoding hydrogenase expression/formation protein HypE — MAASPDFSLSCPIPIQQYPQVLLAHGGGGKLMHQLIEQMFLPVFGRPDVSHDASVFAVKGDRLAFTTDSYVVNPLIFPGGDIGSMAIYGTVNDLAMAGARPLYLSAGFILEEGLSMETLWYIVRSMQAAARKAGVQIITGDTKVVDRGKGDGIFINTSGVGVIESPSQIAPQQVRSQDTIIINGDLGRHGIAIMAVREGLEFETTIESDSAPIARQVLQLLEAGVNIHCLRDLTRGGLASTLNEISLSSGLNLHIDESLIPVREDVRGACEILGFDPLYVANEGRFVAFIPQSDVDLALSVLRETLEAETGGWVIGEVGEPGGSEPSGLVSLKSQIGANRILDWLSGEQLPRIC, encoded by the coding sequence TCCTATTCAACAATATCCCCAGGTACTCTTAGCCCACGGAGGGGGTGGAAAACTGATGCATCAGCTTATTGAGCAGATGTTTTTACCTGTTTTTGGCCGTCCTGATGTTTCCCATGATGCTAGTGTATTCGCAGTTAAGGGCGATCGCCTAGCCTTTACTACAGATTCCTATGTCGTTAATCCCTTGATCTTCCCGGGGGGCGATATTGGCTCAATGGCGATTTATGGAACAGTCAATGATTTAGCCATGGCTGGAGCAAGACCTTTGTATCTGAGTGCAGGGTTTATCTTGGAGGAAGGGTTATCGATGGAGACTCTCTGGTACATCGTACGATCAATGCAAGCAGCCGCACGGAAAGCAGGAGTACAGATCATTACCGGTGATACTAAGGTTGTTGATCGAGGAAAAGGGGATGGGATATTTATTAACACTTCTGGCGTAGGGGTGATTGAGTCACCAAGCCAGATTGCTCCCCAACAAGTGCGATCGCAAGATACCATTATCATTAATGGGGATTTAGGTCGACATGGGATAGCTATCATGGCTGTGCGGGAAGGTTTGGAATTTGAAACCACCATTGAAAGTGATTCAGCTCCCATTGCCAGGCAAGTTCTCCAGTTATTAGAAGCAGGCGTTAACATTCATTGTTTGCGGGATTTAACCAGAGGAGGATTAGCCAGTACCTTAAATGAAATTTCCCTTAGTTCAGGCTTGAATTTGCACATTGATGAATCCTTAATTCCGGTTCGGGAAGATGTGCGTGGAGCCTGTGAAATTCTCGGTTTTGATCCTCTTTATGTTGCCAATGAGGGGCGATTTGTGGCTTTTATTCCCCAGTCCGATGTGGACTTAGCGCTCTCAGTGTTAAGGGAAACTTTAGAAGCAGAGACCGGGGGATGGGTGATTGGAGAAGTCGGTGAACCAGGAGGTTCTGAACCTTCTGGTTTAGTCAGTCTCAAAAGTCAAATTGGTGCCAATCGAATTCTGGATTGGCTCAGTGGTGAACAGCTACCTCGAATTTGTTGA